GCATCAGAGCCCAGGTATTCAAGGACGTGATGTCAGAACAGAAGTGGATTGTTCTAAGAAAGACAGGTAATGGCTTATCCCAATAGAGTATTGTCCCTTTCCAAGTAAATCACCTCAAGAGGGTACACAAATATTCCAACAATGCAGCTTGTGCTCAAAACATCTTTAAAGCCCTCCTTGGGGAATTCCTCCTGGGGTCTGGGGCAAATTGTTTCAGTTCTCCTCAAGGGCAGGTATCTTTGTAAGTCGTTGAGGACTGTAGCTGGTGTAGAAAGTGATCAAACGGGGGATTTCCGAGGTTACCAGGGGAGTGCTATGGTGAATGACTGTGACCGTATGTGTCATATGATGTGGAGGCAGGCGCCAGGCAGGAGTCCTGTAATACTGTGGAGCAGAGACCCCAGAGAGTAAAAGGAAGCCTTTGAAGCTTGGGGGCTCGTCCCATAGATAAGTTCTCTCTTGCTCCTCGAAGAATCGGTCCCTTCAATTTGTGGTCCTTTCAAGGAAACACAGTCTTACCACGGCTGCTGCTCCTGATGCTCCCCAGCCTCTCATTAGCCAGAGCTCTGGGTTCATTACCATGTGGTCACCTCCCGGTCCCGCCCCCATGTGTCCCACGCTTGGGCTCTGTTCCCATCTCCAAGACTTCCTGGGGTTGCAGGTCCTCCTGGCTGAAAACACGCAGGGAAGAGGAAATTCCGCTGCCAAAGTGAGTTCCGGCGCTCAGTCCCAACCCCGTTTAAGGCCACAACACATCTGATTTGGACTCTGTAGCATGTGAACGATACGTTGAGCCAGTTGCCAGCatctaaaaattgaaaagatttcACATTAAAGTCTGAATGTCTAGCTTTTCTTGAAAAGTCAGAAGTTCTGGAAACAGCAAACCGGCGTCCTTAAATGGCCGTGAGGGGCTGAGACTCTATGTCAGCTGCCCCTTTACTAATAATACCAACAGTGTTAATGCTTTCCATGGCCGGGGAACCTTCCATACACTTCACACATAGTCATACACTAATACCTCACAGAACCCATATTATGGCGGTATTGTGATTGTCTCATTTTATATGCTAGGGAAGAAAGGCACGAAGGGATTAGGTAACTTGCCCACACAGAGTAGTAAGGTGGGATTCACACCCTGAGTCTAAGGCTGAGTCGCTACCTTTGCACACTAGGCTGTACTGCCTCATGATGAGCTCTGAGGCAGCCCGCTCTCTCCAGTTTCTAATACTCCCGCCTAGAGACTCTCCATTGAACACCCACACTGTGGCCAAAATCCAGTAGGAATTTATGATCACATTTACACTGTTGCTTTCCTTAAGCTTCACCCACTTTGTTCATACCTGCCTAGGATCTAAGGCTTTGCATTTGCAGACCCCCAACTTAGACATTTTCTCCAAGGGGATAACCAAGTGAAGGAGTTATCAGATAGCGGTACTggatggggaagaagaaaggcTTCGTCGGTATTTCTGCTTCCATCCTGTCACTGGCTTTCTCTTCGTGCTTATAGCCCTCCCAAGCAGGCAGTGGCCTCTGGCTGCACGGAGACCATGTTCCTGCCAACGGCTATGCAGTAGGCATCTATGACAATGCCACATGGCTCCAGATGTGTGGGGACCTCACTCCCTCAGCAAACTATGTCAATATCAGAACAACCAGAGACTGCCGGAGCATTTCTTCAGAGGATTCAAGAGATTACATCAATGTCCCCACAGCAGAGGAGATTGCTAAGGCTCTAGCTTCTACCAACAGCACCCCTGAGAACCTCTTTGCCCTCCCAAGTGCCCAGGAGCAGGAGCTAGAGCTTATTGAGGAAAAAGACAAGGGCTATGGGAATGGCAGTGACCATGCCAGTTTTCGGTCTCCAAGATCCAAGAGTGATGATCCACTCAGTGATGAAGAAGGCTCATCTGAGACCTCGAATGACTATGTCAACATGGCAGGGTTGAATCTTGAGACCCTCCAGGGGAAGCAGCCACGGATGGCTTTCCAGTGCTATCGGGATTATGAAAATGTCCCATCAGCACTTATCAATAGAAACCAGCAGCA
The window above is part of the Mustela erminea isolate mMusErm1 chromosome 17, mMusErm1.Pri, whole genome shotgun sequence genome. Proteins encoded here:
- the LAX1 gene encoding lymphocyte transmembrane adapter 1 isoform X3, with the protein product MPLLSLSRPRQGAKNIYDSLPQRREELGRRQSRSNRIFSTESLLSRNSDSPPSEPVPSQAGSGLWLHGDHVPANGYAVGIYDNATWLQMCGDLTPSANYVNIRTTRDCRSISSEDSRDYINVPTAEEIAKALASTNSTPENLFALPSAQEQELELIEEKDKGYGNGSDHASFRSPRSKSDDPLSDEEGSSETSNDYVNMAGLNLETLQGKQPRMAFQCYRDYENVPSALINRNQQQVEEEVIPSNPDHVEGRTESPDTHIQFVMQSGRVLALGEPVTRQPSAQSEISQIEHGEEMSNDTSNDYENVLPAKSGDRDSKHRPHT
- the LAX1 gene encoding lymphocyte transmembrane adapter 1 isoform X2; its protein translation is MPNAPHAPVSSSCFCVPSLLAQSDLGQAPYFRVTVMPLLSLSRPRQGAKNIYDSLPQRREELGRRQSRSNRIFSTESLLSRNSDSPPSEPVPSQAGSGLWLHGDHVPANGYAVGIYDNATWLQMCGDLTPSANYVNIRTTRDCRSISSEDSRDYINVPTAEEIAKALASTNSTPENLFALPSAQEQELELIEEKDKGYGNGSDHASFRSPRSKSDDPLSDEEGSSETSNDYVNMAGLNLETLQGKQPRMAFQCYRDYENVPSALINRNQQQVEEEVIPSNPDHVEGRTESPDTHIQFVMQSGRVLALGEPVTRQPSAQSEISQIEHGEEMSNDTSNDYENVLPAKSGDRDSKHRPHT